ATAATGATAAGATGTGTATTTTTATCTTGCATATTTTTTTATTTGGTCTAACACAGAGTTACAGAGAAACACAGAGATAGTTATTTTTTAAATTATCCATCTATGAATGCCGTTTTTTAGTAGAACCGTATTGAAATTAATAAGTAATCCTACCTTAGAATTAGTCAGTTTCATATATGTATTTAATTGAGCTTTGTGTATTGGATGTATTTCACTAACAGATTTAAGTTCAACAATCACTTTGTCTTCAATTATGAAATCAGCTCTAAAAGCGCACTCCATCTCAACTTGTTTATAAATTAGTGGAATAGCTTTTTGCCTTTCTACCTTTAAGTTTGTTGTAGATATGAGCTGATAAAATAAACATTCTTCATAAGCCGATTCTAGTAAACCAGCTCCTAAATCTTTATGAACTTCGATAGCGCAGCCAATTATTTTACTTGTAATTTGATTGATTTCCATAATTGTATTTTCTCTGTGGTTCTCCTTATCTCTGTGTTGTTAAAAATGTATTTATAAATTAAACTTCCCAACCCTTCACAAACTCAAATTTTCCTCCATCAAAAAGTCCTTTATCACTTAATTTTAATGATGGAATCAC
This is a stretch of genomic DNA from Bernardetia sp. MNP-M8. It encodes these proteins:
- a CDS encoding GxxExxY protein, with translation MEINQITSKIIGCAIEVHKDLGAGLLESAYEECLFYQLISTTNLKVERQKAIPLIYKQVEMECAFRADFIIEDKVIVELKSVSEIHPIHKAQLNTYMKLTNSKVGLLINFNTVLLKNGIHRWII